A region of Mammaliicoccus sp. Dog046 DNA encodes the following proteins:
- a CDS encoding tRNA (adenine(22)-N(1))-methyltransferase, with the protein MIHLNKRLTKVSEYLNHRKLADIGSDHAYLPIYAIQNQLINTAIAGEVVKGPFLAAQQNTKNYALSDQIEVKLGDGLEVVDETVDVITICGMGGPLIAQIIDEGKSKLTHFPDLILQANIHALPIRENLQKLEYKIEDECIIKEKKHIYEIIVAKKGNMQLTDKEMKFGPILLKNKNELFAEKWNRELESLEKISKQLENHDDQTRYHEINLQIQQIKEVLA; encoded by the coding sequence ATGATCCATTTGAATAAGCGTTTAACTAAAGTGAGTGAATATCTTAACCATCGTAAATTAGCTGATATAGGATCAGATCATGCATATTTACCGATTTACGCAATACAAAATCAATTGATTAATACTGCTATTGCTGGAGAAGTTGTAAAAGGTCCATTTTTAGCAGCACAACAAAATACTAAAAATTATGCGTTATCTGATCAAATTGAAGTGAAACTAGGCGATGGCTTAGAAGTTGTCGATGAAACTGTTGATGTCATCACGATTTGTGGAATGGGTGGCCCATTAATTGCACAAATCATTGATGAAGGTAAAAGTAAATTAACCCATTTCCCAGACTTAATACTGCAAGCCAATATACATGCGTTGCCAATTAGGGAAAACCTTCAAAAGTTAGAATATAAAATTGAAGATGAATGTATAATTAAAGAGAAAAAACATATCTATGAAATTATTGTTGCTAAAAAAGGGAACATGCAATTAACAGATAAAGAAATGAAATTCGGTCCAATTTTATTGAAAAATAAAAATGAATTGTTTGCAGAAAAATGGAATAGGGAATTAGAATCTTTAGAGAAAATAAGTAAACAACTTGAAAATCATGATGATCAAACAAGATATCATGAAATTAATTTGCAGATTCAACAAATTAAAGAGGTGTTAGCATGA
- a CDS encoding Nif3-like dinuclear metal center hexameric protein — protein sequence MIIRELLNTLDEKVPFASSESWDNVGLLIGSKEIEASGILTALDCTMEVVDEAIEQGINTIVAHHPLIFKGVKNITDDSYGPIIKKLIQHDINLIALHTNLDVHPQGVSYMIGQHIGLKHMRLLEEQEIPYYKVQIFVPDKDVEKMKSIFNQHQLAQTNEYSEVFFQSQGKGQFKPSEHAQPHIGQANETEIVYETKLEFMVESHEIQLVKKLINDYHPYEEPVYDCIEMKKSAPTGLGIIGELDNEQSIQSFVAEFKEKLQMPAVRYIGDLKQSIKTVAIVGGAAVEYAQLAKNKQADLFLTGDVKHHEALDAKMDGINILDVNHYSEYVMKDGLKNLLKTWIAEPINIQSSKINTDPYEYM from the coding sequence ATGATTATTCGAGAATTATTGAATACTTTAGATGAAAAAGTCCCATTTGCTAGTAGTGAATCTTGGGATAATGTTGGATTGTTGATTGGATCAAAAGAAATTGAGGCAAGTGGCATTTTAACTGCGTTAGATTGCACAATGGAAGTTGTAGATGAAGCAATCGAACAAGGTATCAATACAATTGTTGCACATCATCCACTTATATTTAAAGGCGTTAAAAATATCACTGACGATAGTTATGGTCCGATTATTAAGAAACTCATTCAACATGACATTAATTTAATCGCTTTACACACGAATCTTGATGTTCATCCACAAGGTGTAAGTTATATGATAGGTCAACACATTGGACTTAAACATATGCGTTTACTAGAAGAACAAGAAATTCCATATTATAAAGTACAAATCTTCGTACCTGATAAAGATGTGGAAAAGATGAAATCTATCTTTAACCAACATCAATTGGCACAAACAAATGAATATAGTGAAGTGTTCTTTCAATCACAAGGTAAAGGACAATTTAAACCATCTGAACATGCACAACCACATATCGGACAAGCAAATGAGACAGAAATAGTATATGAAACTAAATTAGAATTTATGGTTGAATCCCATGAGATACAATTAGTGAAAAAATTAATCAATGACTATCATCCATATGAAGAACCAGTGTATGACTGTATAGAAATGAAAAAATCAGCACCAACTGGACTTGGTATCATAGGTGAATTAGACAATGAACAATCAATACAATCATTTGTAGCAGAGTTTAAAGAGAAATTACAAATGCCTGCAGTTAGATATATAGGTGATTTAAAACAAAGTATTAAAACAGTAGCCATCGTTGGTGGAGCAGCAGTAGAATATGCACAATTAGCTAAGAATAAACAAGCTGATTTATTTTTAACTGGCGATGTTAAACACCATGAAGCATTAGATGCTAAAATGGATGGCATTAATATTTTAGATGTTAATCACTATAGTGAATACGTTATGAAAGACGGACTAAAAAACTTATTAAAAACATGGATAGCTGAACCTATTAATATACAATCATCAAAAATTAATACAGATCCTTACGAATATATGTAA
- the relB gene encoding type II toxin-antitoxin system RelB family antitoxin, translated as MATITICVSDDEKKFLEYMSEFLGISLSKLIKDYTIDELEDIYDSKVGDIAFKEYQKSSNDTVSIEEVMKQWKVK; from the coding sequence ATGGCTACAATTACAATATGTGTTAGCGATGATGAAAAAAAGTTCCTAGAATATATGTCTGAATTCTTAGGTATAAGTTTAAGTAAATTGATAAAAGATTATACTATTGATGAACTTGAAGATATTTATGATTCTAAAGTTGGAGATATTGCATTTAAAGAATATCAAAAATCAAGCAACGACACTGTTTCAATTGAAGAGGTAATGAAACAATGGAAAGTAAAATGA
- a CDS encoding 4-hydroxy-3-methylbut-2-enyl diphosphate reductase: MEIIKITPRGYCYGVVDAMVIARNASMDKSLPRPIYILGMIVHNKHVTDAFESDGIITLDGPNRLEILEQINSGTVIFTAHGVSPEVKKRAKEKGLVCIDATCPDVENTHQLIRNVKADGYHVIYIGKKGHPEPEGAVGVAPDIVHLVQTLEDIEALPPSLKDKKLIVTNQTTMSQWDVKHLIDELSDKYPHIEVHEEICLATQVRQEAVANQATQADLLIVVGDPKSNNSNRLAQVSKEIAHTNAYRISDLSELKLEWLQNVNTVAVTAGASTPTLIVKEVIDYIKNFDPVNITQSELKSNVPLEKILPKIKSPKPVEIMKD; the protein is encoded by the coding sequence ATGGAAATTATAAAAATTACCCCTAGAGGCTATTGTTATGGTGTTGTCGATGCAATGGTCATAGCAAGAAATGCTTCTATGGATAAGTCTCTACCTCGACCGATATATATTTTAGGTATGATTGTCCATAACAAACACGTTACTGATGCCTTCGAATCAGACGGTATCATTACTTTAGATGGCCCTAACAGGCTTGAAATATTAGAACAAATCAATAGCGGTACCGTGATATTTACCGCACATGGTGTATCACCTGAAGTTAAAAAACGCGCAAAAGAAAAAGGACTTGTCTGCATAGATGCAACTTGTCCAGATGTAGAAAATACACATCAATTAATTAGAAATGTTAAAGCTGATGGTTATCACGTTATTTATATAGGTAAAAAAGGACACCCCGAACCAGAAGGCGCTGTCGGAGTAGCACCTGATATCGTTCATTTAGTACAAACGTTAGAAGATATCGAAGCGCTACCACCTTCATTAAAAGACAAAAAATTAATCGTAACGAATCAAACGACTATGTCACAGTGGGATGTAAAACATTTGATAGATGAATTGAGTGACAAATATCCTCATATAGAAGTACATGAAGAAATTTGCTTAGCCACTCAAGTAAGACAAGAAGCAGTAGCAAATCAAGCTACACAAGCAGATTTACTAATTGTCGTTGGCGATCCAAAAAGTAATAACTCTAATAGACTTGCACAAGTTTCTAAAGAAATCGCACATACAAATGCCTATCGTATATCCGATTTGAGTGAATTAAAATTAGAATGGCTACAAAATGTAAATACAGTAGCTGTGACAGCTGGTGCATCAACACCAACGTTGATTGTTAAAGAAGTTATTGATTATATTAAGAACTTTGATCCAGTGAACATCACTCAATCTGAATTAAAGAGCAATGTCCCATTAGAAAAAATACTACCAAAAATCAAATCACCAAAACCTGTAGAAATTATGAAAGATTAA
- a CDS encoding DEAD/DEAH box helicase yields MTKHPFEHFQLENVLVDAVKDLHFNQPTEVQRRVIPKIKKGSNIIGQSQTGTGKSHSFLLPLFDKIDVELKEPQVIILAPTRELAKQLYDAASHLAQFKQGVKVSLYIGGTDKSRDIDKSKNTPQVIVGTPNRIDDMAVEKALDLHLAKSVVIDEADLMIDLGFMPKVDSIASRLDASAQISVFSATIPKALHPFLNKYLSNPEFVEIETATSNKDNIDFYLIPTKGEEKKAKILRVMKVINPYLAIIFANSRERADELVAHLSEEGYKVGVIHGGLSPRERTQQMKRIKQLDFEFVVASDLASRGIDIEGVSHVINYDLPKEIDFFTHRVGRTGRGDYKGIAITLYTPDEDNLITQIEKNNYKFKHVDIKNDEFVEIKDRQKRTRRVKKEDNIENDLKQKIKRKNKNKVKPGYKKKFKRELDEMKFKEKKAHSKRTKRQSRKG; encoded by the coding sequence ATGACAAAGCATCCGTTTGAACATTTTCAATTAGAAAATGTATTAGTAGACGCGGTTAAAGATTTGCATTTTAATCAGCCGACAGAAGTACAAAGAAGAGTTATACCAAAAATTAAAAAAGGGTCTAATATTATAGGACAATCTCAAACAGGTACTGGTAAATCACATTCATTCTTATTACCATTATTTGATAAAATAGATGTTGAACTTAAAGAACCACAAGTAATTATTTTGGCGCCAACGAGAGAATTGGCAAAACAGTTATATGATGCAGCTTCACATTTAGCACAGTTTAAACAAGGTGTTAAAGTAAGCCTGTACATCGGTGGAACAGATAAATCAAGAGATATTGATAAATCTAAAAACACACCACAAGTGATTGTAGGTACACCGAATAGAATTGATGACATGGCAGTGGAAAAAGCATTAGACCTTCATCTTGCTAAATCAGTAGTTATAGATGAAGCAGATTTAATGATTGATCTAGGGTTTATGCCAAAAGTAGATAGCATTGCAAGTCGTTTAGATGCATCTGCACAAATTTCAGTATTTAGTGCAACAATTCCAAAAGCACTACATCCATTTTTAAACAAATACTTGAGTAATCCTGAATTTGTTGAAATTGAAACGGCAACTTCTAATAAAGATAATATTGATTTCTATTTAATACCTACTAAAGGTGAAGAAAAGAAAGCAAAAATATTACGTGTAATGAAAGTGATTAATCCATATTTAGCAATTATTTTTGCAAATAGTAGAGAAAGAGCAGATGAATTAGTCGCTCATCTTTCTGAAGAAGGATATAAAGTTGGTGTTATTCATGGTGGATTATCACCAAGAGAAAGAACGCAACAAATGAAACGTATCAAACAATTAGATTTTGAATTTGTAGTTGCAAGTGATTTAGCTTCTCGTGGTATAGATATTGAAGGTGTAAGTCATGTTATCAATTATGATTTACCTAAAGAAATTGATTTCTTTACACATAGAGTTGGTAGAACTGGTCGAGGTGACTATAAAGGAATTGCGATTACTTTATATACGCCAGATGAAGATAATTTAATCACGCAAATTGAGAAGAATAATTACAAATTTAAACACGTTGATATTAAAAATGACGAATTCGTTGAGATTAAAGATCGTCAAAAACGTACAAGACGTGTTAAAAAAGAAGATAATATCGAAAATGATTTAAAACAAAAGATTAAAAGAAAAAATAAAAACAAAGTTAAACCTGGTTATAAAAAGAAATTCAAGAGAGAATTAGATGAGATGAAGTTTAAAGAAAAGAAAGCTCATTCTAAGAGAACTAAAAGACAAAGCAGAAAAGGATAG
- a CDS encoding deoxyribonuclease IV, whose product MLIGSHVSMSGKKMLLQAAEEAASYNASTFMIYTGAPQNTRRKKIEDLNIENGKAAMKEYGLSNIVVHAPYIINIANTTKPEVFNLGVEFLQSEIERTEALGAKDIVLHPGAHVGAGEEKGIQKIIEGLNEVLTNNNDVRIALETMAGKGSECGKTFEEIAQIIDGVDNNERLSVCFDTCHTNDAGYNVREDFDGVLNEFDKIVGIDRIKVLHVNDSKNPQGARKDRHENIGFGSIGFDALHYIVNHEAFKEVPKILETPYVGDDKKNKKAPYKYEIEMIKNGTFDPELKDKIFNQ is encoded by the coding sequence ATGTTAATCGGATCACATGTTTCTATGAGTGGGAAGAAAATGTTGCTTCAAGCAGCAGAAGAAGCGGCGAGTTATAATGCTTCAACATTTATGATTTACACAGGTGCGCCTCAAAATACGAGACGTAAGAAGATTGAAGATTTAAATATAGAAAATGGTAAAGCCGCTATGAAAGAATATGGTTTATCTAATATTGTTGTACATGCGCCATATATTATTAATATCGCTAATACAACAAAACCAGAAGTCTTTAATCTAGGTGTAGAATTTTTACAATCTGAAATTGAACGTACTGAAGCGTTAGGTGCGAAAGATATTGTACTCCATCCAGGTGCACATGTAGGCGCTGGGGAAGAGAAAGGTATTCAAAAAATAATCGAAGGCCTAAACGAAGTATTAACAAACAATAATGATGTAAGAATCGCTTTAGAAACAATGGCAGGTAAAGGTTCTGAATGTGGTAAAACATTTGAAGAAATTGCTCAAATTATAGATGGTGTAGATAATAACGAAAGATTATCTGTATGTTTTGATACATGTCATACGAATGACGCTGGATATAATGTGAGAGAAGACTTTGATGGCGTATTAAATGAGTTCGATAAAATTGTAGGTATTGATAGAATTAAAGTTCTACATGTCAATGATAGTAAGAACCCACAAGGCGCTAGAAAAGATAGACATGAGAACATTGGCTTTGGATCAATTGGATTCGACGCTTTACACTATATTGTAAATCACGAAGCATTTAAAGAAGTGCCAAAAATTTTAGAAACGCCATATGTAGGCGATGATAAAAAGAATAAAAAAGCACCATATAAATATGAAATTGAAATGATTAAAAATGGAACTTTTGATCCTGAATTAAAAGATAAAATCTTTAATCAATAA
- a CDS encoding metal ABC transporter ATP-binding protein gives MEKETPIFELKDISYSYPNKLALSHIDIQIYKGDFLAIVGPNGSGKSTLLKLILGLLPLQKGDIFISGEKINQYKFWEKISYVSQKSNAFSSGFPATVKEVVMSGLTKNKSLIKWFNKEDEAKVDEILERLNISNLKYENIAQLSGGQQQRTFIARALISKPSILILDEPTVGIDARHVSEFYQLLTQLKEEGITIILVTHDIGVVADTASKVACLNQHIHFHGTSESFKSLDEVSISKIYGHPVQFVDHQHDRDCCQEQLVENSI, from the coding sequence GTGGAAAAAGAAACACCAATATTTGAATTAAAAGACATTAGCTATAGTTATCCAAATAAATTGGCACTTAGCCATATTGATATACAAATCTATAAAGGCGATTTCCTAGCAATAGTCGGTCCGAATGGATCAGGAAAATCTACATTATTGAAACTGATACTTGGCTTATTACCATTACAAAAAGGCGACATCTTCATCAGTGGCGAAAAAATTAACCAATATAAATTCTGGGAGAAAATCAGTTACGTATCACAAAAATCAAATGCGTTTAGCTCTGGATTCCCAGCAACTGTGAAAGAAGTTGTCATGAGCGGTTTAACTAAAAACAAAAGTTTAATCAAATGGTTTAATAAAGAAGATGAAGCAAAAGTAGATGAAATATTGGAAAGACTCAATATTAGCAATTTAAAATATGAAAACATTGCTCAATTATCAGGGGGACAACAACAAAGAACCTTTATAGCAAGAGCACTAATTTCAAAGCCAAGCATTTTAATTTTAGATGAACCTACAGTAGGTATAGATGCAAGGCACGTATCAGAGTTTTATCAATTATTAACACAATTAAAAGAAGAAGGTATTACGATTATCCTCGTAACGCATGACATCGGTGTAGTTGCAGATACAGCAAGTAAAGTAGCTTGTTTAAATCAACATATCCATTTCCATGGTACGAGCGAATCATTTAAATCATTAGATGAAGTATCTATTTCTAAAATTTATGGACATCCAGTTCAATTTGTTGATCATCAACATGACAGAGACTGTTGTCAGGAACAACTCGTAGAAAACAGTATATAA
- a CDS encoding sulfite exporter TauE/SafE family protein, whose product MRKIIIFALAGFLAQLVDGSLGMGFGASSSSVLLTFGVAPAIASATIHFSEILTTAASGASHLKFKNVHKPSVLKLAIPGAITAFIGASFLSNIHSENIKPFISLFLLSLGVYIIYQFIVKNTKTQQSVKGVKPISNLILIPQAALAGFLDSVGGGGWGPVNTPLLLASKKLEPRYVIGTVSASEFFVTISASLGFLIFLDWSSINWLLVISLSVGGVLAAPLSAWLVKSLPLNVLAVGVGGLIIFTNINVLLGIFIESSLAISIIKSLVVIAWISLVITVFIKQKRLSIKQSNVNA is encoded by the coding sequence ATGAGAAAAATTATTATTTTTGCACTTGCAGGATTTTTAGCACAACTTGTAGATGGTTCACTTGGTATGGGATTTGGTGCATCATCCTCATCCGTCTTACTAACATTTGGCGTAGCACCAGCAATCGCATCAGCAACGATTCATTTTTCAGAAATATTAACAACCGCCGCTTCAGGTGCTTCACATCTTAAATTTAAAAATGTACATAAACCTTCAGTATTAAAGTTAGCAATACCTGGTGCTATTACAGCATTTATTGGCGCTTCGTTTTTAAGTAATATTCATAGTGAAAATATAAAACCTTTCATCTCTCTGTTCTTACTTTCGTTAGGTGTTTATATAATTTATCAATTTATCGTTAAAAATACTAAAACGCAACAATCTGTAAAAGGCGTAAAACCAATTTCTAACTTAATCTTAATACCACAAGCTGCGCTTGCAGGATTTTTAGATTCAGTTGGCGGCGGTGGCTGGGGTCCAGTAAATACACCATTACTATTAGCTTCAAAAAAATTAGAACCAAGATATGTTATCGGAACAGTATCAGCAAGTGAGTTTTTTGTTACTATCTCCGCTTCACTTGGATTCCTCATTTTTCTCGACTGGAGTTCAATTAATTGGTTATTAGTTATTTCATTAAGTGTTGGTGGTGTTTTAGCCGCTCCTCTATCTGCTTGGTTAGTTAAATCTTTACCATTGAATGTATTAGCAGTTGGTGTCGGTGGTTTAATCATTTTCACAAACATCAATGTATTACTTGGTATATTTATTGAAAGCAGTTTAGCAATCAGTATTATCAAATCATTAGTTGTTATTGCTTGGATTTCATTAGTCATAACTGTATTTATTAAACAAAAACGTTTATCCATTAAACAATCTAACGTTAATGCTTAA
- a CDS encoding metal ABC transporter permease, with product MVEAFLNFDFIRYSFISGVLVGFIAPLIGAFIVVRRLSLIADALSHVTLGGISMGLFLVSVSPIFASVNPIWFGIIFSIAGALLIEELRTEYKHYQEIAIPIIMSGGVGVSVIFISLANGFNQDLFGYLFGSISAVNLSDLFTIIVITIIVLVFVITLYKSLFVLSFDEEYSKVIGMPKWIQLVFIVIVALVISASMRVVGILLVSSLMTLPVATSMRLAKGFKQLIALSIIFGEISVIIGLILSFYLNISPGGIIVGLLIIELLGSIAYSKLLIKKGGYHLESGGSNSNFEK from the coding sequence ATGGTAGAGGCGTTTTTAAACTTTGACTTTATCAGGTATTCTTTTATAAGTGGTGTGTTAGTAGGTTTTATTGCACCATTAATCGGTGCCTTTATCGTTGTTCGTAGATTATCTTTAATTGCTGACGCATTAAGTCACGTCACTTTAGGTGGCATATCTATGGGATTATTTTTAGTAAGTGTCAGTCCCATATTTGCTTCAGTCAATCCCATTTGGTTTGGTATTATATTTTCAATTGCAGGGGCATTATTAATAGAAGAATTAAGAACTGAATATAAACATTATCAAGAAATTGCTATTCCAATTATTATGAGTGGAGGCGTTGGTGTAAGTGTCATATTCATTTCATTGGCTAATGGATTTAATCAAGATTTATTTGGTTATTTATTCGGATCAATTAGTGCAGTCAATTTAAGTGACTTATTTACAATAATCGTAATTACGATTATCGTACTTGTTTTTGTAATTACATTGTATAAATCCTTGTTTGTATTATCATTTGATGAAGAATATTCAAAAGTCATCGGCATGCCAAAATGGATACAATTAGTATTCATTGTCATCGTTGCTTTAGTCATATCGGCTTCAATGAGAGTAGTGGGAATTTTACTGGTTAGTAGTTTAATGACTTTACCAGTTGCTACGAGTATGAGATTAGCAAAAGGATTCAAACAATTGATTGCTTTAAGTATTATTTTTGGAGAAATTTCAGTGATTATTGGTCTGATCTTATCGTTCTATTTGAATATCTCACCGGGTGGTATTATAGTAGGATTATTGATTATAGAGCTATTAGGAAGTATTGCATATAGTAAACTATTGATTAAAAAAGGAGGCTATCATCTTGAAAGTGGAGGAAGCAATTCAAATTTTGAAAAATGA
- a CDS encoding Fur family transcriptional regulator, with protein sequence MKVEEAIQILKNDGHKYTNKRRDIISLFINEDKYISAKFIQEALKDDYAGLSFDTIYRNLYLFKDLNIIESTEIDGEMKFRISCQSHHHHHFICESCGTTKVIDFCPMDSIQQQIPNVEIKAHKLEVYGYCENCKTV encoded by the coding sequence TTGAAAGTGGAGGAAGCAATTCAAATTTTGAAAAATGATGGTCATAAATATACAAATAAAAGACGAGACATAATTTCATTATTTATAAATGAAGATAAATATATTTCAGCTAAATTCATACAAGAAGCATTAAAGGATGATTATGCAGGTTTATCATTTGATACGATATATCGTAATTTATACTTGTTTAAAGATTTAAACATTATTGAAAGTACAGAAATAGATGGAGAAATGAAATTCCGTATTTCGTGTCAAAGTCATCATCATCATCATTTTATTTGTGAATCATGTGGGACGACAAAAGTAATAGATTTTTGTCCAATGGATTCAATACAACAACAGATTCCAAATGTAGAAATTAAAGCGCATAAGTTAGAAGTTTATGGCTATTGTGAAAATTGTAAGACAGTATAA
- the ispG gene encoding flavodoxin-dependent (E)-4-hydroxy-3-methylbut-2-enyl-diphosphate synthase, which produces MTHRTNTRPVKVGDLTIGGSDEVVIQSMTTTKTYDVEATVAEIKRLEEAGCQIVRVACPNEEDAYAIKDIKEQINIPLVVDIHFNYKLALIAIENGADKIRINPGNIGRREKVEAVVNACKEKGIPIRIGVNAGSLEKHIIRKYGYPTADGMVESALHHIKILEDLDFHDIIVSMKASDVNLAIEAYTKAAQAFDYPLHLGITESGTLFNGTVKSSAGLGAILSLGIGNTCRISLSADPVEEVKVAKSLLKAFGLASNAATLIACPTCGRIEIDLISIANEVEDYISKLQVPLKVAVLGCAVNGPGEAREADIGIAGARGEGLLFMKGKTVRKVPEDTMVDELKLEIDKLASEMEKNKENQQA; this is translated from the coding sequence ATTACTCATCGTACTAATACTAGACCCGTTAAAGTTGGCGATTTAACTATTGGCGGTTCAGATGAAGTCGTTATTCAAAGTATGACAACAACTAAAACTTATGATGTTGAAGCAACTGTAGCAGAAATTAAGAGATTAGAAGAAGCTGGTTGCCAAATTGTACGTGTTGCATGTCCAAACGAAGAAGATGCTTATGCAATTAAAGATATCAAAGAACAAATTAATATACCTTTAGTTGTTGATATCCATTTCAATTATAAATTAGCATTAATCGCTATTGAAAATGGAGCAGATAAGATTCGTATTAATCCTGGAAATATTGGAAGAAGAGAAAAAGTAGAAGCAGTAGTCAATGCATGTAAAGAAAAAGGTATCCCTATCAGAATAGGTGTTAATGCTGGTTCATTAGAAAAGCATATCATTAGAAAATATGGTTATCCGACTGCTGATGGCATGGTTGAAAGTGCCCTACATCACATTAAAATATTAGAAGATTTGGATTTCCATGATATTATCGTTTCAATGAAAGCAAGTGATGTCAATCTTGCTATTGAAGCATATACGAAAGCAGCTCAAGCATTTGATTACCCACTACATTTAGGTATTACTGAAAGTGGTACATTATTTAATGGTACGGTCAAATCCTCAGCAGGTTTAGGCGCAATTTTAAGCCTTGGTATTGGTAATACTTGTCGCATTTCACTTTCAGCAGATCCTGTTGAAGAAGTTAAAGTAGCCAAATCATTGCTGAAAGCATTCGGTTTAGCAAGTAATGCTGCTACGTTAATTGCATGTCCTACTTGCGGAAGAATAGAAATTGATTTAATATCTATCGCAAATGAAGTTGAGGACTATATTTCTAAGCTTCAAGTTCCATTAAAAGTAGCTGTACTAGGTTGTGCTGTAAATGGCCCTGGAGAAGCACGTGAAGCAGATATAGGTATTGCTGGTGCCCGTGGCGAAGGATTGCTATTTATGAAAGGCAAAACAGTACGAAAAGTACCAGAAGACACGATGGTAGATGAATTAAAACTCGAAATAGATAAGCTTGCATCTGAAATGGAAAAAAATAAAGAAAATCAACAAGCATAA
- a CDS encoding DUF1189 family protein: protein MQYINTLKRLFNHPSKYPMFRITKLRYIFLHMLLLSVILILPNSIQYIQVTKHLSTLVHEHVDEIPDFKIKDNKMDLTHNKTIQLNDAQSMVFTQSNQHKMSDKHLVIFKPDHIELSNYNNHTNISYGSLSSIIQNKQDLISFIGTINASKYFFLAIIILFLLFIQFISISFKISILAFIGHIISKCFNRKTRFMTWLKMITFVITLPTLVLLLGIVTSNALLMILSWCIIIIAILTLIIYLPKGKQQSN, encoded by the coding sequence ATGCAGTATATAAACACTTTAAAACGATTATTTAATCATCCAAGTAAGTATCCAATGTTTAGAATTACGAAATTAAGATATATTTTTCTACATATGCTGTTGCTTAGTGTCATTTTAATCCTACCAAATTCAATACAATACATACAAGTTACAAAACATTTATCAACGTTAGTTCATGAACACGTAGATGAAATTCCAGATTTTAAAATAAAAGATAACAAGATGGATTTAACCCATAATAAAACAATCCAACTCAATGACGCTCAATCAATGGTATTTACGCAATCCAATCAACACAAAATGAGCGACAAACATCTCGTTATTTTCAAACCTGATCATATAGAATTATCAAATTATAACAATCATACAAACATCAGTTATGGTTCGCTTTCATCCATAATACAAAACAAACAAGATTTAATCTCATTTATAGGAACAATAAATGCTTCAAAATATTTCTTTTTAGCAATTATCATACTGTTCCTTTTATTCATTCAATTTATAAGTATTTCATTTAAAATCAGTATCCTTGCCTTTATCGGTCACATTATTAGCAAATGCTTTAATAGAAAAACTAGATTCATGACTTGGTTAAAAATGATTACTTTTGTTATAACCCTTCCTACTTTAGTCTTATTGTTAGGAATAGTTACGTCGAATGCTTTATTAATGATTCTCTCTTGGTGTATAATTATTATTGCAATACTTACATTGATTATTTATTTACCAAAAGGAAAACAGCAATCCAATTAA